In one Phoenix dactylifera cultivar Barhee BC4 unplaced genomic scaffold, palm_55x_up_171113_PBpolish2nd_filt_p 002673F, whole genome shotgun sequence genomic region, the following are encoded:
- the LOC120109752 gene encoding polyol transporter 5-like isoform X2: MDDQKAKAPAISDPPPNQTLALEKPKKPPRNKYALACATLASMISILSDGAVMSGASVFIQKYLKINDTQVEILAGIINPFALVGSIAAGRTSDWIGRHYTIIFAAAIFLAGALLMGLAPNYAILMVGRLVAGVGIGYALMIAPVYTAEIAPTSSRGFLTSFPEVFINVGILLGYVSNLAFAKLPDHLNWRIMFCVGAVPPIFVAIAVLAMPESPRWLVMQGRLGEAERVLAKTSDTPEEAQLRLLEIKEAAGIPENCNDEVVAESKKNHGEGVWKDLLLRPTPSVRRILIAAIGLQFFQQASGIDSVVLYSPRVFEKAGLKSDSNSLGATVAVGFMKTAAILVATFLLDRVGRRPLLLSSAGGMVISLVILASSLSVIEHHPHEKLTWAAAMSISTVLTFVGSFSIGLGPIAWVYTSEIFPLRLRAQGASLGTATNRIVSGVISMTFISLYKTITIAGSYFFYAGIAAAGWLFFYFFLPETRGRSLEDMEVLFGKKPEGGEEEKVEAEVVHRGGEDSNAKTEV; this comes from the exons ATGGATGACCAGAAAGCCAAGGCACCAGCAATTTCTGATCCTCCTCCCAATCAAACTTTAGCCTTGGAGAAGCCAAAGAAGCCTCCAAGAAACAAATACGCTTTGGCCTGTGCCACGCTTGCTTCGATGATCTCAATCCTCTCGG ATGGAGCGGTGATGAGTGGTGCCTCTGTTTTCATTCAAAAATACCTGAAAATAAATGATACCCAGGTCGAAATCCTCGCCGGCATCATCAACCCGTTCGCCCTCGTCGGCTCCATCGCCGCAGGCCGGACCTCCGACTGGATTGGCCGCCACTACACAATTATCTTCGCGGCTGCCATCTTCTTGGCCGGGGCCCTCCTGATGGGCCTCGCCCCAAACTACGCCATCCTCATGGTCGGCCGCCTTGTTGCCGGCGTCGGCATCGGCTACGCTCTCATGATCGCCCCCGTCTACACCGCCGAGATCGCCCCCACCTCGTCCCGCGGCTTCCTCACGTCCTTCCCGGAGGTATTCATCAACGTCGGCATCCTCCTCGGCTACGTCTCCAACTTAGCCTTCGCCAAGCTGCCGGATCACCTCAACTGGCGCATTATGTTCTGCGTCGGTGCGGTGCCGCCGATCTTCGTAGCCATCGCTGTCCTCGCCATGCCCGAGTCGCCTCGGTGGCTCGTCATGCAGGGCCGGCTTGGTGAGGCCGAACGGGTCCTCGCCAAGACCTCGGACACGCCGGAGGAAGCCCAACTCCGGCTCTTGGAGATCAAAGAGGCCGCTGGAATACCCGAAAACTGTAACGACGAAGTCGTCGCAGAATCGAAGAAAAACCATGGCGAGGGCGTGTGGAAAGACCTGCTTCTCCGACCGACACCGTCGGTGCGCCGTATACTGATCGCCGCCATCGGACTACAGTTCTTCCAGCAGGCTTCGGGCATCGACTCGGTGGTGTTGTACAGTCCTCGAGTGTTTGAGAAGGCCGGGCTCAAGTCGGATTCCAATTCCTTAGGCGCCACGGTGGCCGTCGGGTTCATGAAGACGGCGGCGATCTTGGTGGCGACGTTCTTGCTGGACCGTGTCGGGCGGCGGCCGTTGCTCCTAAGCAGCGCCGGAGGAATGGTTATTTCTCTCGTGATTCTTGCTTCCAGTTTGTCAGTTATCGAACACCATCCTCACGAGAAGCTGACATGGGCGGCTGCGATGTCGATCTCGACGGTGCTGACCTtcgtcggctcgttctccatcggcctcgGGCCGATCGCGTGGGTGTACACCTCGGAGATCTTTCCACTGAGGCTGAGGGCGCAGGGAGCGAGCTTGGGGACAGCCACCAACAGGATTGTGAGCGGGGTGATCAGCATGACGTTTATATCGCTCTACAAGACGATTACCATAGCTGGGAGCTACTTTTTTTATGCCGGGATTGCGGCGGCCGGGTGgctcttcttttatttcttcttgcCGGAGACGAGGGGAAGGAGTCTGGAGGACATGGAGGTGCTCTTCGGTAAGAAGCCGGAgggtggagaagaagagaaggttgAGGCGGAAGTAGTGCACCGAGGTGGAGAAGATAGCAATGCGAAGACTGAGGTTTAA
- the LOC120109752 gene encoding polyol transporter 5-like isoform X1: MDDQKAKAPAISDPPPNQTLALEKPKKPPRNKYALACATLASMISILSGYDGAVMSGASVFIQKYLKINDTQVEILAGIINPFALVGSIAAGRTSDWIGRHYTIIFAAAIFLAGALLMGLAPNYAILMVGRLVAGVGIGYALMIAPVYTAEIAPTSSRGFLTSFPEVFINVGILLGYVSNLAFAKLPDHLNWRIMFCVGAVPPIFVAIAVLAMPESPRWLVMQGRLGEAERVLAKTSDTPEEAQLRLLEIKEAAGIPENCNDEVVAESKKNHGEGVWKDLLLRPTPSVRRILIAAIGLQFFQQASGIDSVVLYSPRVFEKAGLKSDSNSLGATVAVGFMKTAAILVATFLLDRVGRRPLLLSSAGGMVISLVILASSLSVIEHHPHEKLTWAAAMSISTVLTFVGSFSIGLGPIAWVYTSEIFPLRLRAQGASLGTATNRIVSGVISMTFISLYKTITIAGSYFFYAGIAAAGWLFFYFFLPETRGRSLEDMEVLFGKKPEGGEEEKVEAEVVHRGGEDSNAKTEV, encoded by the exons ATGGATGACCAGAAAGCCAAGGCACCAGCAATTTCTGATCCTCCTCCCAATCAAACTTTAGCCTTGGAGAAGCCAAAGAAGCCTCCAAGAAACAAATACGCTTTGGCCTGTGCCACGCTTGCTTCGATGATCTCAATCCTCTCGGGTTATG ATGGAGCGGTGATGAGTGGTGCCTCTGTTTTCATTCAAAAATACCTGAAAATAAATGATACCCAGGTCGAAATCCTCGCCGGCATCATCAACCCGTTCGCCCTCGTCGGCTCCATCGCCGCAGGCCGGACCTCCGACTGGATTGGCCGCCACTACACAATTATCTTCGCGGCTGCCATCTTCTTGGCCGGGGCCCTCCTGATGGGCCTCGCCCCAAACTACGCCATCCTCATGGTCGGCCGCCTTGTTGCCGGCGTCGGCATCGGCTACGCTCTCATGATCGCCCCCGTCTACACCGCCGAGATCGCCCCCACCTCGTCCCGCGGCTTCCTCACGTCCTTCCCGGAGGTATTCATCAACGTCGGCATCCTCCTCGGCTACGTCTCCAACTTAGCCTTCGCCAAGCTGCCGGATCACCTCAACTGGCGCATTATGTTCTGCGTCGGTGCGGTGCCGCCGATCTTCGTAGCCATCGCTGTCCTCGCCATGCCCGAGTCGCCTCGGTGGCTCGTCATGCAGGGCCGGCTTGGTGAGGCCGAACGGGTCCTCGCCAAGACCTCGGACACGCCGGAGGAAGCCCAACTCCGGCTCTTGGAGATCAAAGAGGCCGCTGGAATACCCGAAAACTGTAACGACGAAGTCGTCGCAGAATCGAAGAAAAACCATGGCGAGGGCGTGTGGAAAGACCTGCTTCTCCGACCGACACCGTCGGTGCGCCGTATACTGATCGCCGCCATCGGACTACAGTTCTTCCAGCAGGCTTCGGGCATCGACTCGGTGGTGTTGTACAGTCCTCGAGTGTTTGAGAAGGCCGGGCTCAAGTCGGATTCCAATTCCTTAGGCGCCACGGTGGCCGTCGGGTTCATGAAGACGGCGGCGATCTTGGTGGCGACGTTCTTGCTGGACCGTGTCGGGCGGCGGCCGTTGCTCCTAAGCAGCGCCGGAGGAATGGTTATTTCTCTCGTGATTCTTGCTTCCAGTTTGTCAGTTATCGAACACCATCCTCACGAGAAGCTGACATGGGCGGCTGCGATGTCGATCTCGACGGTGCTGACCTtcgtcggctcgttctccatcggcctcgGGCCGATCGCGTGGGTGTACACCTCGGAGATCTTTCCACTGAGGCTGAGGGCGCAGGGAGCGAGCTTGGGGACAGCCACCAACAGGATTGTGAGCGGGGTGATCAGCATGACGTTTATATCGCTCTACAAGACGATTACCATAGCTGGGAGCTACTTTTTTTATGCCGGGATTGCGGCGGCCGGGTGgctcttcttttatttcttcttgcCGGAGACGAGGGGAAGGAGTCTGGAGGACATGGAGGTGCTCTTCGGTAAGAAGCCGGAgggtggagaagaagagaaggttgAGGCGGAAGTAGTGCACCGAGGTGGAGAAGATAGCAATGCGAAGACTGAGGTTTAA